A single window of Pelagicoccus enzymogenes DNA harbors:
- the typA gene encoding translational GTPase TypA, whose product MKRNEDIRNIAIIAHVDHGKTTLVDRLMQEGGVYRENQAVAERAMDSMDLEREKGITIKAKNTSVHWRGKTINIVDTPGHADFGGEVERVMKMVDGVLLLVDAKDGPQAQTRFVLRKALSHGLKPIVVINKLDREHADPERVHDLVLELFLALDADEDQFNAPFIYGSAKNGFAVRNIEDERVDMTPLFETILEHIPAPEADTEGEFKMLISNIDWDDYVGRVAIGKVLSGKVAKGDTILRVKEDGKRERIKVTKVFEYSGMGSSESVEGHAGTIVGVAGFEEVDIGETLCKTESQEPLPFVEIDPPTIMMQFAVNDGPLAGRDGKLVTSRQIRERLMREMKTNVSIQVEDGETSGIFNVSARGAMQIAVLVETMRREGFEVLVSRPSVITQQIDGKTCEPFETLWIELPEECMGGIMENLNNRKGIMTNMETRNGIVFLEMEIPTRGIIGFEIDLVNATSGHGIMSHLFLEYRPMVGEIVTRKSGTLVSMANGKTTAYSLSALEDRGKLFVGAGVEVYEGMIVGENPRQGEIPVNPTTAKQLTNFRSSGDGKGIQLSPPISFSLERSIEYIANDEFVEATPNHLRLRKRILNATLRKRASR is encoded by the coding sequence ATGAAACGCAACGAAGACATTCGCAATATCGCCATCATCGCCCACGTCGACCACGGGAAAACCACTCTCGTCGACCGGCTCATGCAGGAGGGCGGAGTCTACCGCGAAAACCAGGCCGTCGCAGAACGCGCCATGGACTCCATGGACCTCGAGCGCGAAAAGGGCATTACCATCAAGGCCAAGAACACCTCCGTACACTGGAGGGGTAAGACCATCAACATCGTCGACACCCCCGGCCACGCCGATTTCGGTGGCGAGGTGGAACGGGTCATGAAGATGGTCGACGGCGTTCTCCTGCTCGTAGACGCCAAGGACGGCCCCCAGGCCCAGACTCGCTTCGTGCTGCGCAAGGCCCTCTCCCACGGCCTCAAGCCCATCGTCGTCATCAACAAGCTGGACCGCGAACACGCCGACCCCGAGCGCGTGCACGACCTCGTCCTCGAGCTCTTCCTCGCCCTCGACGCCGACGAAGACCAATTCAACGCCCCCTTCATCTACGGCTCCGCCAAGAACGGATTCGCCGTCCGCAACATCGAAGACGAGCGCGTCGACATGACCCCGCTCTTCGAAACCATCCTCGAGCACATCCCCGCTCCGGAAGCCGACACCGAAGGCGAGTTCAAGATGCTCATCTCCAACATCGACTGGGACGACTACGTCGGCCGCGTCGCAATCGGCAAGGTCCTTAGCGGCAAGGTCGCCAAGGGCGACACCATCCTCCGCGTCAAGGAAGACGGCAAACGCGAGCGCATCAAGGTCACCAAGGTCTTCGAATACAGTGGCATGGGCTCCTCCGAATCCGTAGAAGGCCACGCTGGCACCATCGTCGGCGTCGCCGGCTTCGAGGAAGTCGACATCGGCGAAACTCTCTGCAAGACCGAAAGCCAGGAGCCGCTCCCCTTCGTCGAAATCGACCCGCCAACCATCATGATGCAGTTCGCGGTCAACGACGGCCCCCTCGCCGGACGCGACGGCAAGCTCGTCACCTCCCGCCAAATCCGCGAGCGCCTCATGCGCGAGATGAAGACCAACGTCTCCATCCAAGTCGAAGACGGCGAGACCTCCGGCATCTTCAACGTCTCCGCCCGCGGAGCCATGCAGATCGCCGTCCTCGTCGAGACCATGCGCCGCGAAGGATTCGAAGTCCTCGTCTCCCGCCCAAGCGTCATCACCCAGCAGATCGACGGCAAGACCTGCGAGCCGTTCGAAACCCTCTGGATCGAACTGCCAGAAGAATGCATGGGCGGCATCATGGAAAACCTCAACAACCGCAAGGGCATCATGACCAACATGGAAACCCGCAACGGAATCGTTTTCCTCGAGATGGAAATCCCCACCCGCGGCATCATCGGCTTCGAGATCGACCTCGTGAACGCCACCAGCGGCCACGGCATCATGTCCCACCTCTTCCTCGAGTACCGTCCCATGGTCGGCGAAATCGTCACCCGCAAGAGCGGCACCCTCGTCTCCATGGCCAATGGCAAGACCACCGCCTACTCCCTCTCCGCCCTCGAAGACCGCGGCAAGCTCTTCGTCGGCGCCGGCGTGGAAGTCTACGAAGGCATGATCGTGGGCGAAAACCCGCGCCAAGGCGAAATCCCGGTCAACCCGACCACCGCCAAGCAACTCACCAACTTCCGCTCCTCGGGCGACGGAAAGGGCATCCAGCTCAGCCCGCCGATCTCCTTCTCCCTCGAGCGTTCCATCGAGTACATCGCCAACGACGAGTTCGTGGAAGCCACTCCCAACCACCTCCGCCTCCGCAAGCGCATCCTCAACGCAACCCTGCGTAAGCGCGCCAGCCGCTAG
- a CDS encoding phosphotransferase, whose product MNEGFKKTLCRALEAEDIEERETLQSLWSGYGKIARYAVSGADVESVVVKLVRIPSEVDHPRGWHSNFSQERKIRSYEVEAAWYRGLASKCDTHCRIPACFATAAEGSEVMIALEDLDASGFTGRKDRASVQEMKQCLAWLASFHARHMGQTAGGLWPKGTYWHLDTRPDELEALSDLPLKRAAKEIDRILDGCQFKTLLHGDAKLANFCFDEARQGVAAVDFQYVGGGCGMKDVAYFVGSCLSDTECERFESELLDAYFGFLVEALERYGSKVSGERIESEWRPLYPVAWTDFHRFLKGWSPGHWKVHSYSERLSREVLSNLPR is encoded by the coding sequence ATGAACGAAGGATTTAAGAAAACGTTGTGCCGCGCTTTGGAGGCCGAGGACATCGAGGAGAGGGAGACCTTGCAAAGCCTCTGGAGCGGCTACGGAAAAATCGCTCGTTACGCGGTGAGCGGAGCGGATGTCGAAAGCGTAGTGGTAAAGCTGGTACGGATACCAAGCGAAGTCGATCATCCGCGGGGCTGGCATTCGAACTTCTCCCAGGAGAGAAAGATTCGTTCCTACGAAGTGGAGGCTGCCTGGTATCGTGGCCTAGCGAGCAAGTGCGATACTCATTGCCGCATCCCTGCTTGTTTTGCGACGGCGGCGGAGGGGAGCGAAGTTATGATCGCTCTGGAAGACCTTGACGCGAGCGGATTTACCGGGCGGAAGGATCGTGCCTCCGTGCAGGAGATGAAACAGTGCCTGGCTTGGCTGGCCAGTTTTCATGCTCGGCACATGGGGCAAACTGCAGGTGGGCTTTGGCCTAAGGGGACTTACTGGCATTTGGATACGCGCCCTGACGAGCTGGAAGCGCTGAGCGACCTTCCTCTCAAGCGAGCGGCCAAGGAGATAGACCGGATTCTCGATGGCTGTCAGTTTAAGACCTTGTTGCATGGAGACGCCAAACTCGCAAATTTCTGCTTCGATGAGGCGCGACAAGGGGTGGCTGCGGTAGACTTCCAGTATGTGGGAGGCGGCTGCGGCATGAAGGACGTGGCCTATTTTGTCGGTAGTTGCTTGAGCGATACCGAGTGCGAACGATTCGAGTCGGAGTTGCTCGACGCTTATTTTGGCTTTCTGGTCGAAGCGCTTGAACGCTATGGAAGCAAGGTTAGCGGGGAGCGGATCGAGAGCGAGTGGCGTCCGCTTTATCCAGTGGCGTGGACCGATTTTCATCGTTTCCTCAAAGGCTGGAGTCCGGGACACTGGAAAGTTCACAGCTATAGCGAGAGGCTTTCTCGTGAAGTTCTTAGCAACCTCCCCCGATGA
- a CDS encoding aldo/keto reductase, whose product MKTVKLGNSSLHSTPLVYGCMRISGDNSSDARKRGKEAILAAYEAGYNHFDHADIYGGGLCEELFAEAMKDLAITRESILLTSKCGIRFKDTPSPGLPARYDFTKSYILECVEGSLKRLNTDYLDLFLLHRPDYLFDPDETADALQELVSSGKVRHCGVSNFKPSQLSLLQSRCELPLIVNQVEINIHNVDALMDGTLDQCQERGITPQAWCPIGGVAYPAWGNTFTPEDEARIEAEFDRQAEKYGVENWIVMLAWILRHPSGIVPIVGSTTPERIRAARQSLEINYEREDWYQLLEARNGEPVP is encoded by the coding sequence ATGAAAACAGTAAAGCTCGGGAACAGTTCACTCCATTCAACCCCGCTCGTGTACGGATGCATGCGAATTTCCGGCGACAACTCTTCGGATGCGCGCAAACGGGGAAAGGAGGCGATCTTGGCGGCCTACGAAGCGGGCTACAACCACTTCGACCATGCGGACATCTACGGCGGCGGCCTTTGCGAGGAACTCTTCGCGGAGGCGATGAAGGATCTCGCCATTACCCGCGAGAGTATCCTGCTCACCAGTAAGTGCGGCATTCGCTTCAAGGACACGCCCAGCCCGGGGCTGCCCGCTCGCTACGATTTCACCAAGTCCTACATCCTCGAGTGCGTTGAGGGATCCCTGAAACGACTGAACACCGACTACCTGGACCTGTTTCTCTTGCATCGACCCGACTACCTTTTCGATCCCGACGAAACGGCTGACGCCCTGCAGGAGCTGGTTTCATCTGGCAAGGTTCGCCACTGCGGAGTGAGCAATTTCAAGCCTTCGCAGTTGAGCCTCTTGCAATCTCGTTGCGAGCTGCCGTTGATCGTGAACCAGGTGGAGATCAATATCCATAATGTGGATGCGCTGATGGACGGAACCTTGGACCAATGCCAGGAGCGCGGAATCACGCCGCAGGCTTGGTGCCCCATTGGCGGAGTTGCTTATCCTGCATGGGGAAACACTTTCACGCCGGAGGACGAGGCGCGCATCGAGGCGGAGTTCGATCGACAAGCTGAGAAGTACGGAGTCGAAAACTGGATTGTCATGCTGGCTTGGATACTGCGGCACCCTTCAGGAATCGTTCCCATCGTTGGATCGACCACGCCGGAAAGGATTAGAGCGGCGAGACAGTCCTTGGAAATAAATTACGAGCGAGAGGATTGGTACCAGCTGCTCGAGGCGCGCAACGGCGAACCGGTACCTTGA
- a CDS encoding glycine-rich domain-containing protein has protein sequence MTDSDLWKRLSEFAFDAPGAKEPFSERLRQKQGWSPARCRAAIEEYRKFLYLAGVSGESVVPSKAVDAVWHFHLTYTRSYWEELCGRVLEKPLHHNPGSGQQGERETFRARYLQTLFAYEAEFSEAAPIRFWPVPRKRSGEGGAGKELRFRFPKRVGLLAGLMTMLALIVFSVARPVSGNGVALADVAGVVIVGIVVVGFLFFIVKSKGGGGKGGWGGCGSDCGGDCGGGCGGD, from the coding sequence ATGACTGACTCGGACCTTTGGAAACGACTGAGCGAATTCGCGTTTGACGCTCCCGGCGCCAAAGAGCCGTTTTCCGAGCGTTTGCGGCAGAAGCAAGGTTGGAGTCCCGCCCGTTGCCGGGCCGCTATCGAGGAATACCGAAAGTTTCTTTACCTTGCTGGCGTCAGCGGCGAAAGCGTGGTGCCGTCCAAAGCCGTCGATGCGGTTTGGCACTTCCACTTGACCTACACGCGCTCCTACTGGGAGGAGCTGTGCGGCAGGGTGCTTGAAAAGCCGTTACATCACAATCCGGGCTCCGGCCAGCAGGGGGAGCGCGAGACTTTTAGGGCTCGCTACCTGCAGACGCTTTTCGCTTACGAGGCCGAGTTTTCCGAAGCGGCTCCGATTCGATTTTGGCCAGTGCCGCGAAAGCGAAGCGGAGAGGGGGGAGCTGGAAAGGAGCTGAGATTTCGTTTTCCGAAGCGCGTCGGCCTCCTTGCTGGACTGATGACGATGCTGGCGCTGATCGTCTTCTCGGTCGCTCGTCCGGTTTCAGGGAACGGTGTGGCTCTAGCTGACGTCGCTGGGGTCGTGATCGTCGGTATCGTGGTGGTGGGCTTTCTCTTTTTTATCGTCAAATCCAAGGGAGGCGGAGGAAAAGGAGGCTGGGGTGGTTGCGGCTCCGATTGCGGGGGCGATTGTGGAGGCGGCTGCGGAGGGGATTGA
- a CDS encoding response regulator codes for MDDTESNTLVAKAILKRCGSVVPDTAENGLEALEKLRKRRYHLIFMDCMMPEMDGYEATRAIRDGEAGTEHMDVPIVALTANAMQGDREICLASGMSDYLTKPIDPRLLVESLNAWLGRKHGG; via the coding sequence GTGGATGATACTGAGTCGAACACCCTAGTTGCTAAGGCTATTCTCAAGCGGTGTGGTTCGGTGGTGCCTGACACGGCTGAAAACGGTTTGGAGGCTCTGGAGAAGCTGAGGAAGCGTCGCTACCATTTGATCTTCATGGATTGCATGATGCCGGAGATGGATGGCTACGAGGCAACACGAGCGATTCGCGACGGCGAGGCAGGCACGGAACACATGGATGTGCCGATCGTTGCCCTAACGGCGAACGCGATGCAGGGCGATCGCGAGATTTGTCTCGCCTCTGGCATGAGCGACTATCTTACGAAGCCAATTGACCCAAGGCTGTTGGTCGAGTCGCTAAACGCCTGGCTCGGCCGCAAGCACGGAGGCTAG
- a CDS encoding 3'(2'),5'-bisphosphate nucleotidase CysQ family protein, whose translation MIESKAELKRLAEVAVYAAREAGKIVQSRSDTCFEVERKVAGDSLASQVVTEVDRMAEERILQCLEKGCTDFDLGVLTEEREDDGSRFEKSAFWCIDPLDGTLPFVEGRAGYAVSIALVSREGTPLIGVVYDPRSEVMYEAVLGCGALRDGEEMRIESETAQLSVFSDRSSREDSKHKAVIDSLAQEFGGSGVSQIYGYGAALNACSVSGSPCSCYFKLPKEKRGGGSVWDFAATACIVTEAGGIVSDLAGEPLLLNPRGALFMNRRGVLYASSRELAQRIRSAHGQKT comes from the coding sequence ATGATCGAATCGAAAGCTGAACTCAAGCGGTTGGCCGAAGTCGCGGTCTATGCCGCTCGCGAAGCGGGCAAGATCGTGCAGTCGCGCTCGGACACTTGCTTCGAGGTAGAGCGCAAAGTGGCGGGCGATTCGTTGGCATCCCAAGTGGTGACGGAAGTCGACCGCATGGCGGAGGAACGAATTCTGCAATGCCTCGAGAAGGGCTGCACCGATTTTGACTTGGGGGTTTTAACGGAGGAGCGAGAAGACGACGGGAGTCGATTCGAGAAGTCTGCTTTCTGGTGCATTGATCCTCTCGATGGAACTTTGCCCTTCGTGGAGGGACGTGCGGGCTACGCTGTTTCGATCGCCCTCGTGAGTCGCGAGGGAACTCCTTTAATCGGCGTAGTCTACGATCCGAGAAGTGAGGTCATGTACGAGGCGGTTCTCGGTTGCGGCGCTCTCAGGGATGGCGAGGAAATGCGGATCGAATCCGAGACGGCCCAGCTGTCTGTCTTCTCGGATCGCAGTAGTCGAGAGGACTCAAAACATAAGGCGGTAATCGATTCGCTTGCTCAGGAATTTGGTGGATCAGGAGTGTCGCAAATTTATGGATACGGCGCCGCATTGAACGCCTGTTCGGTTTCTGGGAGTCCCTGCTCTTGTTACTTTAAGCTGCCCAAGGAGAAGCGAGGAGGGGGAAGCGTTTGGGATTTCGCGGCGACTGCCTGCATCGTGACGGAAGCTGGCGGCATCGTTTCGGATCTCGCGGGAGAGCCGCTATTACTTAATCCTAGAGGGGCCCTCTTCATGAATAGGCGCGGTGTTTTGTATGCAAGTTCGAGAGAGCTCGCTCAGCGCATTCGTAGCGCGCATGGGCAAAAAACGTGA
- a CDS encoding 50S ribosomal protein L11 methyltransferase — protein MDRGRAFSIAKAASPKQFLAVDFYFESYAELGLQRMMVADQPRTDAFAAAIKEAIKGGETVIDVGTGSGLLAMLAANAGAKKVYALDQSAVAAAAKETVERNGMSGTIDVVNANASNFDVVEPVDLIVSEWLGHFGFAETMLDDVIACRDSNLKEGGRMLPSGVELMMAPVDSPILYEVDGPGFWKHKVHGIDFSHLERRELDQALAIKTQIPAADVIAEPRGLVKLDLAKASKEDVWQHGRLRFTIDRDGSLNGFAGWFVAELTPTVVLDTGPFFETTHWMQTYFAIDPIPVKAGQEIELCYDLTRHPVEPRSLMMNLTVGEASYGFTVG, from the coding sequence GTGGACCGTGGCCGCGCCTTTTCGATTGCCAAGGCGGCTTCGCCTAAGCAGTTCCTTGCCGTGGACTTTTATTTTGAATCGTACGCTGAACTCGGCTTGCAGAGAATGATGGTGGCTGACCAGCCGCGAACCGATGCCTTCGCCGCCGCCATAAAGGAGGCGATCAAGGGGGGCGAAACCGTGATAGACGTCGGCACGGGCTCCGGCTTGCTGGCCATGCTGGCGGCAAACGCGGGGGCCAAGAAAGTCTACGCTCTCGACCAGTCGGCAGTGGCGGCGGCGGCTAAAGAAACGGTCGAACGCAACGGCATGTCCGGCACCATCGATGTCGTGAACGCGAACGCGTCGAATTTCGATGTGGTGGAACCGGTCGATCTCATCGTCAGCGAATGGCTGGGACACTTCGGGTTCGCCGAAACCATGCTCGACGACGTGATCGCCTGTCGCGATTCGAACCTAAAGGAAGGCGGGCGCATGCTGCCCTCCGGAGTTGAGTTGATGATGGCGCCTGTCGATTCGCCAATCCTCTATGAGGTGGACGGTCCTGGGTTTTGGAAGCACAAGGTGCATGGCATCGATTTCAGCCATCTGGAACGGCGCGAACTAGATCAGGCCCTCGCCATCAAGACTCAGATTCCCGCGGCTGACGTGATCGCGGAGCCGCGAGGGCTGGTGAAGCTCGATTTGGCCAAGGCGTCCAAGGAAGACGTATGGCAGCACGGTAGGCTCAGGTTTACGATCGACCGGGACGGAAGCCTCAACGGATTCGCTGGTTGGTTCGTAGCGGAGCTCACTCCAACGGTTGTCTTGGACACGGGGCCCTTTTTCGAGACCACGCATTGGATGCAGACCTATTTTGCGATCGATCCTATTCCGGTGAAGGCTGGGCAAGAGATCGAGCTCTGCTACGACTTGACGCGCCACCCGGTGGAGCCTCGTAGCCTGATGATGAATTTAACGGTTGGCGAAGCGAGCTACGGCTTTACGGTTGGCTGA